A genomic region of Mycobacteriales bacterium contains the following coding sequences:
- a CDS encoding CopG family transcriptional regulator, producing the protein MTLQLTDEETEAWRRAAEAEGVSMQEFARAAIQERATRWAVEREAFLRDFVAKNKSLLDRLAE; encoded by the coding sequence ATGACACTGCAACTGACCGACGAGGAGACAGAGGCGTGGCGGCGGGCCGCCGAGGCCGAGGGCGTCAGCATGCAGGAGTTCGCGCGCGCGGCCATCCAGGAGCGGGCGACGAGGTGGGCCGTGGAGCGCGAGGCCTTCCTGCGCGACTTCGTCGCGAAGAACAAGAGCCTGCTCGACCGCCTCGCGGAGTGA